The Lentzea guizhouensis genome contains a region encoding:
- a CDS encoding ABC transporter substrate-binding protein, which produces MSLSRTLPIALAAVALLASCTAREGGQTTTSGGPAASAAQNQSSGPGCARDKAGYPQVDLKGATVGFSQSEKEANPFRTAETQSIKDEAAKRGVELLTTNAQSDLNKQISDIKSLLDRGAKLLIVAPLNSDGLQPAFDAAKAKKVPVVTIDRKVSSQPCTDYLTFIGSNFVEQGKRAAQAMIKATGGNGKVAILLGASGNNVTVDRTKGFKDGIVGTGLTVVAEQTGEFDRSKGQAVMEQLIQSNPDITAVYAENDEMGVGAVTALKAAGKQPGKDVKIVSVDGTRTAVQLIADGSYTAVIESNPRFGPLAFDTLEKFAAGQEIPQSIVISDDEYDTTNAAQKLANAY; this is translated from the coding sequence ATGTCCCTCAGTCGCACCCTGCCGATCGCCCTCGCCGCCGTAGCGCTCCTCGCGAGCTGTACGGCCCGAGAGGGTGGGCAGACGACGACCAGTGGCGGGCCGGCCGCGAGCGCCGCCCAGAACCAGAGCAGCGGTCCCGGTTGTGCGCGTGACAAGGCCGGATACCCGCAGGTGGACCTCAAGGGCGCCACCGTCGGCTTCTCCCAGTCGGAGAAGGAGGCGAACCCGTTCCGCACGGCCGAGACCCAGTCGATCAAGGACGAGGCGGCCAAGCGCGGCGTCGAGCTGCTGACCACCAACGCCCAGAGCGACCTGAACAAGCAGATCAGCGACATCAAGTCGCTGCTCGACCGCGGGGCGAAGCTGCTGATCGTGGCGCCGCTCAACTCCGACGGCCTGCAGCCCGCGTTCGACGCGGCGAAGGCCAAGAAGGTGCCGGTCGTGACGATCGACCGCAAGGTCTCCTCGCAGCCCTGCACGGACTACCTGACCTTCATCGGCTCGAACTTCGTCGAGCAGGGCAAGCGCGCCGCCCAGGCGATGATCAAGGCGACCGGCGGCAACGGCAAGGTCGCGATCCTGCTGGGCGCGTCGGGCAACAACGTCACGGTCGACCGCACCAAGGGCTTCAAGGACGGCATCGTCGGCACCGGGCTGACGGTCGTGGCCGAGCAGACCGGTGAGTTCGACCGGTCCAAGGGCCAGGCCGTGATGGAGCAGCTGATCCAGAGCAACCCGGACATCACCGCCGTCTACGCGGAGAACGACGAGATGGGCGTCGGTGCCGTCACCGCGCTCAAGGCCGCCGGCAAGCAGCCGGGCAAGGACGTGAAGATCGTGTCGGTCGACGGCACGCGCACCGCGGTGCAGCTCATCGCGGACGGCAGCTACACCGCCGTCATCGAGTCCAACCCGCGCTTCGGCCCGCTCGCGTTCGACACGCTGGAGAAGTTCGCCGCCGGCCAGGAGATCCCGCAGAGCATCGTGATCTCCGACGACGAGTACGACACCACCAACGCCGCGCAGAAGCTCGCCAATGCCTACTGA
- a CDS encoding LacI family DNA-binding transcriptional regulator has product MLATLKDVARLAGVSVKTVSNVVNGYSFVKPDNRRRVEEALAATGYRPNLGARNLRRGRTGFIALVLPELSIPYFAELAGLVIAAAQEHEWNVLIEQTFGTLAGERSALEALGPHLVDAAIVSPEAVSDFQLEVPAVLLGEHEVDVPISRVGIDNVLAASTAVRHLISLGRRRIAAIGAHPQRGTAALRLEGYRAALEVEGLEFDPSLVVPALNYHRADGAAAMNSLLDMKNPPDAVFCFNDLLAVGAMRAAAERFVRVPQDLAVVGFDNNEESAYSSPSLTSIAPDKGAIARAAVDLLHRRVGVEEAGVENVQTPFSLQVRESTAP; this is encoded by the coding sequence GTGTTGGCCACGCTCAAGGACGTCGCGCGCCTGGCAGGCGTATCGGTGAAGACCGTCTCGAACGTGGTCAACGGCTACTCGTTCGTCAAACCGGACAACCGCCGCCGCGTCGAGGAGGCGCTCGCGGCCACCGGCTACCGCCCCAACCTCGGCGCCCGCAACCTGCGCCGCGGCCGCACCGGGTTCATCGCCCTGGTCCTGCCGGAGCTCTCCATCCCCTACTTCGCCGAGCTCGCCGGTCTGGTCATCGCCGCCGCCCAGGAGCACGAGTGGAACGTGCTCATCGAGCAGACCTTCGGCACCCTGGCCGGCGAGCGCTCGGCCCTGGAGGCGCTCGGCCCGCACCTCGTCGACGCCGCCATCGTGTCGCCGGAGGCGGTGAGCGACTTCCAGCTGGAGGTCCCGGCGGTGCTGCTCGGCGAGCACGAGGTCGACGTGCCGATCTCCCGCGTGGGCATCGACAACGTGCTCGCCGCCTCCACCGCCGTGCGCCACCTGATCTCGCTGGGCCGCCGCCGGATCGCCGCGATCGGTGCCCACCCGCAACGTGGCACGGCCGCGTTGCGCCTGGAGGGCTACCGCGCGGCTTTGGAGGTGGAGGGTCTGGAGTTCGACCCGTCGCTGGTCGTGCCGGCGTTGAACTACCACCGGGCGGACGGCGCGGCGGCGATGAACTCGTTGCTGGACATGAAGAACCCGCCGGACGCGGTGTTCTGCTTCAACGACCTGCTGGCGGTCGGCGCGATGCGGGCGGCGGCGGAGCGGTTCGTGCGCGTGCCGCAGGACCTCGCGGTGGTCGGGTTCGACAACAACGAGGAGAGCGCTTACAGCTCGCCGTCGCTGACGTCGATCGCGCCGGACAAGGGGGCGATCGCACGGGCGGCGGTGGACCTGCTGCACCGGCGGGTGGGGGTGGAGGAGGCGGGGGTGGAGAACGTGCAGACGCCGTTCTCGTTGCAGGTGCGGGAGAGCACGGCGCCGTGA
- a CDS encoding O-acetyl-ADP-ribose deacetylase, with amino-acid sequence MATIELVQGDITEQHVDVIVNAANSSLLGGGGVDGAIHRKGGPDILAECRKLRAGHYGGGLKTGQAVATTAGRLPARWVVHTVGPVWSASQDRSELLADCHRNSLRVTAELGAASVAFPAISTGIYRWPVESAAEIALAAVRDAVGDTPVELVRFVLFDRRTYEAYEACARS; translated from the coding sequence ATGGCCACCATCGAGCTCGTCCAGGGCGACATCACCGAGCAGCACGTCGACGTGATCGTGAACGCCGCCAACTCCTCCCTGCTCGGCGGCGGGGGAGTGGACGGCGCGATCCACCGCAAGGGCGGCCCGGACATCCTCGCCGAGTGCCGCAAGCTCCGCGCGGGCCACTACGGCGGTGGCCTGAAGACGGGCCAGGCGGTGGCCACCACGGCAGGCCGTCTGCCCGCGCGCTGGGTCGTCCACACCGTCGGCCCGGTCTGGTCGGCCTCGCAGGACCGCTCCGAACTGCTCGCCGACTGCCACCGCAACTCGCTGCGGGTGACCGCGGAGCTCGGGGCGGCCAGCGTGGCGTTCCCGGCGATCTCGACGGGCATCTACCGGTGGCCGGTGGAGTCGGCGGCGGAGATCGCGCTCGCGGCGGTGCGGGACGCGGTCGGGGACACGCCGGTGGAGCTGGTGCGGTTCGTGCTGTTCGACCGCAGGACCTACGAGGCTTACGAGGCCTGCGCGCGGTCGTAG
- a CDS encoding prolyl oligopeptidase family serine peptidase yields MLLPLALVASLLTPAPALHVPGAEHQQLLRLADLSTAGGITDPADWAGLTSAALPAPTPVAGIQVDGYFPDSSRTNTNHGWNHDSQFVVRLPDRWNGGLVVAGSPGVREQYANDRAISDWVLARGYAFAATDKGNTGAQFYRDGMAEWNHRLTQLTIAAKSVVAQRYGRPAKRTIATGISNGGYLVRWQLENRPHLYDGGVDWEGTLWTVKGPNPLTFLPPVLKAYPAYLAGDPQAHAQMVAAGFPAGTEFLWDYHYRYYWDLTQRIYREEFDPGFDGALEAGVPFCAPGTPSCDADYSYADRRRTAGPAIKPVALTGKIHRPLITVHGTHDVLLPISQDSDVYAAMTPDRLHRYFRVEQGTHVDGLVDVHPDRLRPLAPCHRSAFEALERWLGGVTPPASATLPRPADVSTCPLS; encoded by the coding sequence ATGTTGCTGCCTCTGGCGCTCGTCGCATCGCTGCTCACCCCGGCCCCGGCGCTGCACGTCCCCGGTGCCGAACACCAGCAACTTCTCAGACTGGCCGATCTCAGCACGGCGGGTGGCATCACCGACCCCGCCGACTGGGCCGGCCTGACCAGCGCCGCGCTGCCGGCTCCCACCCCTGTCGCCGGCATCCAGGTCGACGGCTACTTCCCGGACAGCTCGCGCACCAACACCAACCACGGCTGGAACCACGACTCCCAGTTCGTCGTGCGCCTGCCCGACCGCTGGAACGGCGGCCTCGTCGTGGCCGGCTCGCCGGGCGTGCGCGAGCAGTACGCCAACGACCGCGCCATCTCCGACTGGGTCCTCGCCCGCGGCTACGCCTTCGCCGCCACCGACAAGGGCAACACCGGCGCGCAGTTCTACCGCGACGGCATGGCGGAGTGGAACCACCGCCTGACCCAGCTCACGATCGCCGCGAAGTCCGTGGTGGCCCAGCGCTACGGCCGTCCCGCCAAGCGCACCATCGCGACCGGCATCTCCAACGGCGGCTACCTCGTCCGCTGGCAGCTGGAGAACCGCCCGCACCTCTACGACGGCGGTGTGGACTGGGAAGGTACTTTGTGGACGGTCAAGGGCCCGAACCCGCTGACGTTCCTGCCACCCGTGCTGAAGGCCTACCCCGCCTACCTGGCCGGTGACCCGCAGGCGCACGCCCAGATGGTCGCCGCTGGCTTCCCCGCGGGCACCGAGTTCCTGTGGGACTACCACTACCGCTACTACTGGGACCTCACCCAGCGCATCTACCGCGAGGAGTTCGACCCCGGTTTCGACGGCGCGCTGGAGGCGGGCGTCCCGTTCTGCGCTCCCGGCACCCCGTCGTGCGACGCCGACTACTCCTACGCCGATCGCCGCCGCACCGCCGGCCCCGCCATCAAGCCGGTCGCGCTGACGGGCAAGATCCACCGCCCGCTCATCACCGTCCACGGCACCCACGACGTCCTGCTGCCCATCTCCCAGGACTCCGACGTCTACGCCGCCATGACCCCCGACCGCCTGCACCGCTACTTCCGCGTCGAGCAGGGCACCCACGTCGACGGCCTGGTCGACGTCCACCCGGACCGCCTGCGCCCCCTGGCCCCGTGCCACCGCTCGGCCTTCGAAGCCCTCGAACGCTGGCTCGGCGGCGTCACCCCACCCGCCTCGGCCACCCTCCCGCGCCCGGCCGACGTCTCCACCTGCCCGCTGTCATGA
- a CDS encoding STAS domain-containing protein, whose protein sequence is MSAEAYDASPFTIRTRREGTRFVVLCRGEVDVTTCDMFFAAVLPGIADAGTERVTIDMAEVTFLSASGLRILLLLLCASHYNGKEFDLRSTPPPVRRVLDLFGFTTFKAGLVWEATMLPRTSRS, encoded by the coding sequence ATGTCCGCAGAAGCGTATGACGCGAGCCCGTTCACCATCCGCACCCGGCGGGAGGGCACGCGGTTCGTGGTGCTGTGCCGCGGTGAGGTCGACGTGACCACCTGCGACATGTTCTTCGCCGCCGTGTTGCCGGGCATCGCCGACGCCGGCACCGAGCGCGTGACGATCGACATGGCCGAGGTGACGTTCCTGTCCGCCAGCGGGCTCAGAATCCTGCTGTTGCTGCTGTGCGCCAGCCACTACAACGGCAAGGAGTTCGACCTGCGCAGCACGCCGCCACCGGTGCGCCGGGTGCTGGACCTGTTCGGCTTCACCACTTTCAAAGCAGGGCTTGTGTGGGAGGCAACCATGTTGCCGAGGACCAGCCGCAGCTAG